The Pseudoalteromonas translucida KMM 520 genome has a window encoding:
- a CDS encoding mechanosensitive ion channel family protein, whose protein sequence is MESVLNWLNENSGLILHYGMQAVIALVIFLLGGRIAKFCANLTEKAFDKKKVDKAVGSFVSSIVFAIVFMATVLMALSQIGIETTSFIAILGAAGLAVGLALQGSLSNFASGVLIILLRPFKSGDYVEAGNKAGTIKKIEIFSTELRTPDNKVIIMPNSKIMSDAIVNYSRESTRRIDLVIRVDYDADLRKAKEVLKSILDNEPRILKDPAYNVSVSELAESSVNFIVRPWVESADYWPTYWSLLEEIKVIFDEQGINIPSPQMDVHLHKQD, encoded by the coding sequence ATGGAATCGGTACTCAATTGGCTTAACGAAAATTCCGGCCTAATTTTACACTATGGTATGCAAGCGGTAATAGCGCTGGTTATCTTTTTATTAGGTGGGCGAATTGCAAAGTTTTGTGCAAACTTAACCGAAAAAGCATTCGACAAAAAGAAAGTAGACAAAGCAGTAGGCTCATTTGTTTCTAGTATTGTATTTGCCATAGTATTTATGGCGACCGTTTTAATGGCGCTGTCGCAAATAGGTATCGAAACAACTTCATTTATCGCTATTTTAGGTGCTGCAGGTTTAGCTGTAGGTTTAGCACTACAAGGCTCGCTTTCTAACTTTGCATCAGGTGTGCTGATTATTTTACTACGCCCTTTTAAATCGGGTGACTACGTAGAGGCAGGTAATAAAGCCGGCACCATTAAAAAAATAGAAATATTTTCAACAGAGCTGCGCACCCCAGATAACAAAGTTATCATAATGCCAAATTCAAAAATTATGTCAGATGCAATCGTTAACTACTCACGAGAGTCAACACGCCGTATAGATTTAGTGATACGTGTAGATTACGATGCCGATTTACGCAAAGCGAAAGAAGTGCTTAAATCAATACTTGATAACGAGCCGCGCATTTTAAAAGATCCGGCTTATAACGTATCAGTGTCTGAACTCGCTGAATCAAGCGTAAACTTTATAGTTCGCCCGTGGGTTGAATCAGCCGATTATTGGCCTACGTACTGGAGTTTACTCGAAGAAATTAAAGTTATATTTGATGAGCAAGGGATCAATATTCCAAGCCCTCAAATGGATGTACATTTACACAAACAAGATTAA
- a CDS encoding Wzz/FepE/Etk N-terminal domain-containing protein: protein MDNNLTGTKTNNAYAQNHSVVDEDIDLRELFSIIWQGKWIVIIITALFAIASVVYAIKQPNIYRATTLLAPVSDQSGAGGLAKMAGQFGGLASLAGINLGAGGTDKTGLALEVLQSRRFIESFIVEHQLLVPLIAAKNWNAVNNELLLDDELYNAETKTWIREVKAPKTAEPSTWEAYKAFKKVLSVNTDKETGMITLAIEHHSPEIAKQWLLWLVSDINETMRDQDKLEAKSSIEYLAKKLQETQLADMKTVFYQLIEEQTKTIMLAEVAQEYVVKTIDPANAPDEKAHPKRALIVILITLLGLVLSIMCTLLHYFTKNKLL from the coding sequence ATGGATAATAATTTAACAGGCACGAAAACAAACAATGCATATGCTCAAAACCATAGTGTTGTTGATGAAGATATTGATTTACGTGAACTTTTTTCAATTATTTGGCAGGGTAAATGGATTGTCATTATTATCACTGCTTTATTTGCTATTGCATCTGTGGTTTATGCAATTAAACAGCCCAACATCTATAGAGCAACCACTTTACTTGCGCCAGTGAGCGATCAAAGTGGTGCAGGTGGATTAGCAAAAATGGCAGGACAGTTTGGTGGCTTAGCGAGTCTTGCCGGTATTAATTTAGGTGCAGGTGGCACTGATAAAACGGGTTTAGCTCTTGAAGTATTACAATCACGTCGCTTTATCGAAAGCTTTATTGTCGAACATCAGCTGTTGGTTCCTTTAATCGCAGCTAAAAATTGGAATGCGGTGAATAATGAACTGCTCCTAGATGATGAATTATATAATGCTGAGACTAAAACTTGGATCAGAGAAGTTAAGGCGCCAAAAACAGCAGAGCCATCAACTTGGGAAGCATATAAAGCTTTTAAAAAAGTTTTATCGGTTAATACAGACAAAGAAACTGGCATGATTACCCTTGCTATTGAGCATCATTCTCCTGAAATTGCTAAACAGTGGTTACTTTGGCTAGTAAGTGATATTAACGAAACAATGCGTGACCAAGATAAGCTTGAAGCAAAAAGTAGCATTGAATACCTAGCAAAAAAACTACAAGAAACACAATTAGCAGATATGAAAACGGTATTTTACCAGCTAATAGAAGAGCAAACTAAAACAATAATGCTTGCTGAAGTTGCACAAGAATACGTAGTGAAAACGATTGATCCAGCAAATGCACCAGACGAAAAAGCACATCCAAAACGTGCTTTAATTGTAATTTTAATTACATTACTTGGTCTTGTACTGTCAATTATGTGCACCTTATTGCATTACTTTACAAAAAATAAATTGCTTTGA
- a CDS encoding YjbH domain-containing protein — translation MYRVKPLLVGGLAALCAPVFAADELNSFQSFTGYTGLINTPTAEVLNKGIVDIGYNNQLDLRGTKYLDGHNFIFSAGLFNGFEMSGQIASSSMHDNMFRSEGRGQLRDLSFNAKYQLPYIPQNWFSFAIGAKDIGGAANNYETYYAVASKEVGDFRFSAGIAKSERLTGQMDGAFAGVEWQLFDWFTLQAEHDGEAENAAARITIPKEWLYDIGTLTLTSRFYSNSDFDEQSTYWGVNFSTPLSSTAAPRTASAAPTSYTENNSQPTKTVSTQPASLITADVVTVDAITADTTLIEPVKDDMADNHSLQSNAKKSINVQVASLKTALAADGFENLQVAYNQQNQIVVKFENSVFNRNDIDAFGLVLGRIAEYVTPSNAEFNVVLAKYDIPLMSVSGQVSNYREFIEGSITPDLNITKGTLPMPKALTWVGLTRANSPYFKPRITFGPAITNSYATELGVYDFSLALRADIDLPLWQGGGVTVGGQVHVANSDDFEKKGSFRRLREETGIDRAVFYQTFALPFGLYNQTQVGFFKETYDYTGIINETAWLSDAGRHKISADLGYFEYQNYNGSREYKTLSYQYNWVEQNITLHATAGEFWSEDTGARLESRFWFGDSYISLFYEDTSVRKAGVAFSIPLSPQKDMNVTRFGQVKGTEAWRHTASTQIGQSHNRLVFNQGFTPKTAITLDRTFLNQGRMSSDYIYANLLRLKEVYIKYK, via the coding sequence ATGTATAGAGTAAAACCTTTGTTAGTAGGCGGTTTAGCCGCTTTGTGTGCACCGGTATTTGCAGCCGATGAGCTAAACAGCTTTCAGTCGTTTACGGGTTATACCGGGTTAATTAATACACCTACTGCTGAGGTTTTGAACAAAGGCATAGTTGATATTGGCTATAATAATCAGCTTGATTTACGTGGTACGAAATACTTAGATGGCCATAACTTTATTTTTAGCGCTGGGTTGTTTAATGGTTTTGAGATGAGCGGGCAAATAGCCTCTAGCTCAATGCACGACAACATGTTTAGAAGCGAAGGACGTGGGCAGTTAAGGGATTTGTCGTTTAATGCAAAGTACCAGTTGCCGTATATTCCTCAAAATTGGTTTAGCTTTGCTATTGGCGCGAAAGATATTGGCGGTGCGGCTAATAACTACGAAACCTATTATGCTGTTGCCTCAAAAGAGGTTGGCGATTTTAGGTTTAGCGCGGGTATTGCTAAAAGTGAGCGTTTAACTGGCCAAATGGATGGTGCCTTTGCTGGGGTGGAGTGGCAATTATTTGATTGGTTTACGCTACAAGCTGAACATGATGGCGAAGCTGAAAATGCGGCCGCGCGTATAACTATACCTAAAGAGTGGCTTTACGATATAGGCACGCTTACTTTAACAAGTCGCTTTTATAGTAATAGCGACTTTGATGAGCAAAGTACTTATTGGGGTGTTAACTTTAGTACGCCATTGTCGAGCACTGCGGCGCCTCGTACTGCTTCGGCTGCTCCTACGTCTTATACTGAAAATAATAGTCAGCCAACAAAGACAGTAAGTACCCAGCCCGCAAGCTTAATTACTGCTGATGTAGTTACTGTAGATGCGATTACAGCTGATACTACATTAATTGAGCCTGTTAAAGATGATATGGCCGATAACCACTCTTTACAAAGTAATGCTAAAAAAAGTATTAATGTTCAAGTGGCGAGCTTAAAAACAGCGCTTGCTGCTGATGGCTTTGAAAATTTACAAGTAGCCTATAACCAGCAAAACCAAATTGTGGTTAAGTTTGAAAACTCTGTATTTAACCGTAACGACATTGATGCCTTTGGTTTAGTGTTGGGGCGGATAGCTGAGTATGTTACCCCAAGTAATGCTGAGTTTAATGTCGTGCTTGCTAAGTATGATATACCCCTAATGAGTGTGAGTGGCCAGGTGAGTAATTACCGTGAGTTTATTGAGGGCAGTATAACGCCTGATTTAAATATTACTAAAGGCACGCTACCTATGCCCAAAGCGCTTACGTGGGTGGGTTTAACTCGCGCTAATAGCCCTTATTTTAAACCCCGTATTACCTTTGGCCCCGCTATAACCAATAGCTATGCGACCGAATTAGGTGTTTACGATTTTTCGCTTGCGCTACGTGCCGATATTGATTTACCCCTTTGGCAAGGTGGCGGTGTAACCGTTGGCGGGCAAGTGCATGTTGCCAATAGTGACGACTTTGAAAAAAAGGGGTCGTTTAGACGCTTACGAGAGGAAACCGGCATTGATCGTGCGGTGTTTTATCAAACGTTTGCACTTCCTTTTGGTTTATATAACCAAACACAAGTGGGTTTCTTTAAAGAAACCTACGACTACACTGGTATTATTAACGAAACAGCATGGTTAAGTGATGCTGGCCGACATAAAATTAGTGCTGATTTAGGTTACTTTGAGTATCAAAATTACAATGGCAGCCGTGAGTATAAAACGCTTTCGTACCAATATAACTGGGTTGAGCAAAATATAACCTTACACGCTACCGCAGGTGAATTTTGGAGTGAAGACACAGGTGCTAGGCTAGAGAGCCGCTTTTGGTTTGGCGATAGTTATATTTCGCTATTTTATGAAGATACATCGGTACGTAAAGCGGGTGTAGCGTTTAGTATTCCACTTTCGCCACAAAAAGATATGAACGTAACACGTTTCGGACAAGTAAAAGGTACTGAGGCATGGAGACATACCGCCAGCACTCAGATCGGTCAGTCTCATAATCGTTTGGTGTTTAACCAAGGGTTTACCCCTAAAACGGCAATCACCTTAGATAGAACCTTTTTAAACCAAGGGCGTATGTCGAGTGATTATATATACGCAAACCTATTAAGGCTTAAAGAGGTTTATATAAAATACAAATAA
- a CDS encoding SLBB domain-containing protein, translating into MNVLKHLFSALVLICSFSALALTPSASQLEQFKKLPKSQQQALAKQYGVDLSVITGSNQSSNQPKAEEPTIGERDSTQQQNQAETNKNQFKPKTDEVKPFGYELFAGEPTTFMPSETAAVSGTYLVGRGDQLLINFYGKESDSFEVIVDREGRISIPNLSPVQVAGLTFSEVKELIKVKVEQEIIGVKVFVSLGQLRSMRILVLGEAYKPGSYNVSSLTTVSHALFVSGGVSDIASLRNIQVKRAGKVVANFDLYDLLIHGDSSNDITLKPGDAVFVPSVGAQVTVEGLVKRPAIFELKKGETAKELLAMAGGLKPGAYTKNAVVERFNNNRKEVLTVDFSAENINYIPQDGDRIRFNTISSQYKNSVNLIGAVVRPGSYQWHQGKRISDVLKSVRGDLLPQADLSYGLVVREVNINGDIQVHQFDVALAIIKNSENDLALSANDKIIIFSRFEEKQAEQLALKNMALSQKQQEQQLKTELWHKYQQKEFEKYVGAELSINTALQNSDQTLTISQVSKKTADNKSLVPEEFTFFSRNKLLSPIIAKLKQQASLNKEMQLVEINGSVTYPGIYPLMVNGSVVDLVTAAGGLLESAYTKQAEITRIAINDGSQIEHVRFDLASAIKGNPQSNITLRSKDSINIFAIPNWQENVKVTLKGELLFPGTYTIRRGETLTNLLERAGGFSDFAEQKAAVFIRQSVKQQEQQQLARLATELRRDVASKSFQDSVSSSALSYDEMNKLLNDLADVEAVGRLVIDLPLIANNKQTLVLQDGDTLYVPSKRDSISVVGEVNYSTTHLYQAGISVDDYIKLSGGLKERADDDRIYIIKANGSVKIPTTGSWFAANNSEQLEPGDTIVIPMDAGHMDKLTLWSTATQILYQLGVAVAAITSI; encoded by the coding sequence GTGAACGTTCTTAAACACTTATTTAGTGCCTTAGTATTAATATGCAGCTTTAGCGCATTAGCACTTACTCCGAGTGCCTCGCAGCTAGAGCAATTTAAAAAATTACCAAAGTCTCAACAGCAGGCATTGGCAAAGCAGTATGGTGTTGACCTATCGGTAATAACTGGGTCAAACCAATCAAGTAATCAACCTAAAGCAGAAGAACCAACAATAGGTGAACGCGATTCTACACAACAGCAAAATCAAGCAGAAACTAACAAAAACCAATTTAAACCAAAAACAGACGAAGTAAAACCATTTGGTTACGAACTTTTTGCCGGCGAACCTACTACATTTATGCCTAGCGAAACGGCAGCAGTTTCCGGCACCTACTTAGTGGGGCGTGGCGATCAGCTGCTTATTAACTTTTATGGTAAAGAAAGTGATAGCTTTGAAGTAATAGTCGATCGTGAAGGACGCATTAGCATCCCTAACTTAAGCCCAGTACAAGTTGCAGGTTTAACTTTTTCTGAAGTTAAAGAGTTAATTAAAGTTAAAGTAGAGCAAGAAATTATTGGCGTTAAAGTATTTGTGTCGCTTGGTCAGTTACGCAGTATGCGTATTTTAGTACTTGGCGAAGCATACAAGCCTGGTAGTTATAACGTATCGTCGTTAACTACTGTATCACATGCATTATTTGTAAGTGGTGGTGTGTCGGATATTGCCTCATTACGTAATATTCAGGTAAAGCGTGCGGGTAAGGTAGTTGCTAATTTTGATTTGTACGATCTTCTAATTCATGGTGATAGCAGTAACGACATCACTTTAAAGCCTGGTGATGCAGTATTTGTACCTTCAGTTGGTGCTCAAGTAACGGTAGAAGGGTTAGTTAAACGCCCGGCTATTTTCGAACTTAAAAAAGGCGAAACTGCGAAAGAGTTGTTAGCTATGGCTGGTGGCTTAAAACCAGGTGCCTACACTAAAAATGCAGTGGTAGAGCGTTTTAATAACAACCGTAAAGAAGTGCTAACTGTAGACTTTTCAGCTGAAAATATAAATTATATTCCGCAAGATGGCGATCGCATTAGGTTTAATACTATAAGCTCGCAATATAAAAACTCAGTTAATTTAATTGGTGCCGTAGTACGCCCCGGTAGCTATCAATGGCATCAAGGTAAACGTATTTCCGATGTACTAAAGTCGGTACGTGGCGACCTACTTCCGCAAGCTGATTTAAGCTATGGTTTAGTAGTACGAGAAGTAAACATTAATGGCGATATACAAGTACATCAGTTTGATGTAGCTCTCGCCATTATTAAAAATAGCGAAAACGACTTAGCTCTGAGCGCTAACGATAAAATAATTATATTTAGCCGATTTGAAGAAAAACAAGCTGAGCAGTTAGCGCTTAAAAATATGGCACTAAGCCAAAAACAGCAAGAACAGCAACTCAAAACAGAGCTGTGGCATAAATATCAACAAAAAGAGTTTGAAAAATACGTTGGTGCCGAACTAAGTATTAATACTGCATTGCAAAATAGCGATCAAACTTTAACTATTTCACAGGTATCTAAAAAAACAGCGGATAATAAAAGCTTAGTACCAGAGGAGTTTACCTTCTTTAGCCGCAATAAATTGTTATCGCCGATAATAGCTAAATTAAAACAACAAGCATCACTTAATAAAGAAATGCAGCTAGTTGAAATTAATGGCAGTGTAACGTACCCAGGTATTTACCCATTAATGGTTAACGGAAGTGTTGTTGATTTAGTTACCGCTGCAGGCGGTTTACTTGAGTCGGCTTATACAAAACAAGCAGAAATAACACGCATAGCAATTAACGATGGATCTCAAATTGAGCATGTTAGATTCGATTTAGCAAGTGCCATTAAAGGAAACCCTCAAAGTAACATCACACTGCGCAGTAAAGACAGTATCAATATTTTTGCAATTCCAAACTGGCAAGAAAACGTAAAAGTAACTTTAAAGGGCGAGCTATTATTCCCAGGAACTTACACAATTCGCCGCGGCGAAACATTAACTAATTTACTAGAGCGTGCGGGGGGTTTTTCAGATTTTGCAGAGCAAAAAGCTGCGGTATTTATTCGCCAGTCGGTTAAACAGCAAGAGCAGCAGCAATTAGCGCGTTTAGCCACAGAACTACGCCGCGATGTAGCATCAAAAAGCTTTCAGGACTCAGTAAGCAGTAGTGCACTTTCGTACGACGAAATGAACAAACTGCTCAATGATCTAGCCGATGTAGAAGCAGTCGGGCGTTTAGTTATCGACCTTCCTTTAATTGCAAATAATAAGCAAACCCTAGTACTACAAGATGGCGATACACTATATGTACCGAGCAAACGCGACTCTATCAGCGTAGTGGGGGAGGTTAACTACTCAACCACGCATTTATACCAAGCTGGAATAAGTGTGGATGACTATATTAAGCTTAGCGGTGGCTTAAAAGAACGCGCAGACGACGATCGTATCTATATAATTAAAGCTAATGGTTCGGTAAAAATACCCACCACAGGTAGTTGGTTTGCTGCTAATAACTCAGAACAGCTAGAGCCAGGCGACACCATTGTCATACCCATGGATGCCGGCCATATGGATAAGCTAACCCTGTGGAGCACCGCAACGCAAATACTTTACCAATTAGGTGTAGCAGTAGCGGCAATCACCAGTATTTAA
- a CDS encoding DUF481 domain-containing protein — MKLKLLSILVAATAATNAFADDAEQKTWEVTSELGAIITSGNTETTTLKGGIKVLHHLERWNNEYKLDGIYKEDEVENDDGTKDKQRTNEKYAISAQGNYKLNEKHSHLFIYGSHVSDYFGAYRSESVVSAGYGLRLLNEKSMWLNAEIGPGYKYFKYPDVSTEVDENGNSLAGEYEGEIIALGKLDYNWKISDNARFTQLLTVEYGDTNTKTRSETALLAKINGSLQMKVAYNIINNSNVADDKESTDTETSLTLVYSF, encoded by the coding sequence ATGAAACTAAAGCTTTTATCAATTTTAGTTGCAGCAACAGCAGCAACTAACGCATTTGCAGACGACGCTGAGCAAAAAACTTGGGAAGTTACCAGTGAGCTAGGTGCTATTATTACTAGTGGTAATACCGAAACCACCACACTTAAAGGTGGTATTAAGGTATTGCATCATCTAGAGCGTTGGAATAATGAGTACAAACTCGACGGTATTTACAAAGAAGACGAAGTAGAAAACGACGATGGTACAAAAGACAAACAACGTACTAACGAAAAATACGCTATTTCTGCACAAGGCAATTACAAATTAAATGAAAAACACTCGCACCTATTCATTTATGGTTCACACGTTTCAGACTATTTTGGTGCCTATAGAAGTGAGTCGGTAGTTTCTGCTGGTTATGGTTTACGTTTATTAAACGAAAAAAGCATGTGGTTAAATGCCGAAATCGGTCCAGGTTATAAGTACTTTAAGTATCCAGATGTAAGCACTGAAGTTGACGAAAACGGTAATTCATTAGCGGGTGAATACGAAGGCGAAATTATTGCCTTAGGTAAGTTAGATTATAACTGGAAGATTTCTGATAACGCCCGTTTTACGCAATTATTAACAGTAGAGTATGGTGACACTAATACCAAAACACGCTCAGAAACTGCACTACTTGCTAAAATAAATGGTTCATTACAAATGAAGGTTGCTTACAACATAATCAATAACTCAAATGTTGCTGATGACAAAGAAAGCACCGATACAGAGACCTCGCTAACATTGGTTTACAGTTTTTAA